A region from the Haliaeetus albicilla chromosome 16, bHalAlb1.1, whole genome shotgun sequence genome encodes:
- the LRRC56 gene encoding leucine-rich repeat-containing protein 56 isoform X3 — MACCGLSDLDGISSCRSLKELYIAYNNISDLSQLTWLDHLEVLDLEGNNIEDINQMQYLGLCCKLSRLTVEGNLICLKPNAESAEEPDYNYRAEVKKLIPHLEYLDEIPARQTALLPSKKMHEDWLIIKESIKEGGLAGDISWLDPYLGAIARQSGCSPRPPTASRPGTAQWSANAGRSSNARLLYSGCPLPDPTVSDELFTKDDSSDLTHGLSQVICGNPTKALRARRQKLGPPAVSPLKVCGLRTENFYGSGGAGDLHQEDVFSELRIWREQHKWCLQTGQQEKAIQALKVTLSGEEEGEDCSLTDSCEDELRETCDEDLIERISLDFSCQSCLSQSSSGSSQAQEGAVFPNLNHCLIPSPPKSPSPASVTGVAARHWKMRNHRVRCLKVPSQEEERQWTQRCQSRTHQETSAQSLGKELALLSQHGMPGASRSQGQGQPAGSTGWRRPVSGPAAVGSTSIRPIMNESCLGEINHHQPAVCSLAKASERFGLMNTAWPLTARAILQSLPDRPTALTTSRNKSPQS, encoded by the exons ATGGCTTGCTGTGGGCTCTCAGATTTAGATGGGATCTCTTCCTGCAGATCTCTAAAA GAACTCTACATAGCCTATAACAACATCTCGGACCTGAGCCAGCTGACCTGGTTGGATCACCTTGAGGTTTTGGACCTGGAAGGGAACAATATTGAGGACATCAACCAGATGCAGTACCTGGGACTTTGTTGCAAGCTGAGCCGCCTGACGGTGGAGGGCAACCTTATTTGTCTGAAGCCAAATGCAGAATCTGCAGAG GAACCAGATTATAATTACAGAGCTGAAGTAAAAAAACTCATTCCCCACTTGGAGTATTTGGATGAAATACCAGCAAGGCAAactgctctccttccttccaaGAAGATGCATGAGGATTGGCTAATCATCAAGGAATCCATCAAGGAAGGTGGTTTAGCTGGAGACATTTCATGGTTAG ATCCATATCTTGGGGCAATAGCAAGGCAGTCTGGATGCAGCCCAAGACCCCCGACAGCTTCCAGACCTGGAACCGCGCAGTGGTCTGCTAATGCAGGGAGATCTAGCAATGCCCGTCTCTTGTACAGTGGCTGTCCTCTTCCAGATCCCACTGTTTCTGATGAGCTGTTCACAAAAGATGACTCTAGTGATTTGACACATG gACTCAGTCAAGTTATATGTGGGAACCCCACCAAGGCCCTTCGTGCAAGGAGGCAAAAGCTAGGT CCACCTGCAGTGAGTCCTTTGAAAGTATGCGGTCTGAGGACAGAAAACTTTTACGGctctggaggagcaggagaCCTGCACCAGGAAGATGTGTTCTCTGAACTGAGAATATGGAGAGAGCAGCACAAGTG GTGCCTGCAAACAGGTCAGCAAGAAAAAGCCATCCAAGCACTGAAGGTAACTCTTAGTGGTGAGGAAGAGGGTGAAGACTGCAGCCTGACTGACAGCTGTGAAGATGAGTTGAGGGAGACCTGTGATGAGGACCTCATTGAAAGGATTTCACTTGATTTTTCTTGCCAGTCCTGTCTCTCCCAGTCTTCCTCAG GTTCATCACAGGCTCAGGAAGGTGCAGTGTTCCCCAACCTGAACCACTGTCTAATTCCGTCCCCTCCAAAAAGCCCTTCACCTGCATCTGTAACGGGTGTTGCAGCAAGACACTGGAAAATGAGGAACCACAGGGTAAGATGCCTAAAAGTACCCAGCcaagaggaggagaggcagtGGACACAGCGATGCCAGTCAAGGACTCATCAAGAAACTTCAGCCCAGTCTCTGGGCAAAGAACTTGCTCTCCTGAGCCAGCATGGCATGCCGGGTGCCTCCAGATCCCAAGGGCAGGGCCAGCCTGCTGGGAGCACCGGCTGGCGAAGACCTGTTTCAGGACCAGCAGCTGTTGGATCAACAAGCATCAG gcCCATCATGAATGAGAGCTGTCTTGGAGAGATCAACCACCACCAGCCAGCTGTCTGCTCATTGGCAAAAGCCTCGGAGAGGTTTGGGCTGATGAACACTGCTTGGCCCCTGACTGCCAGGGCCATATTGCAGTCCTTGCCAGACAGACCCACTGCCTTAACAACGTCTCGGAACAAAAGTCCCCAGTCCTAG